The DNA sequence TCCCCTGATGATGCTAAATAGTGAGCGGGAGTGACAGTTCTGTTCTTCACCGCTCCTCTGAAGATGCTTAATAGTGAGCCTGAGTGACAGTGCTGTCCTCCGACACTCCCCTGATGGTGCTAAATAGTGAGTGTGAACGACTGTGCTGTTCTACGCCCTATGCTCTGATGATGCTAAATAGTGAGCGTGAGTGAAGGCGCTGTTCTCCACCGCTCCCCTGACGATGCTAAATAGTGAGCCTGAGTGACGGTGCTCTTCCTCACCCCAGGAGCACCGTGAAGCTGATGCTCCGGAAGGTTCAGTACGCTCCCGAGACGGACGAGCCGGTCGAGCCGGTGACGAGGAGCCGGGACTTTGTGACGGCCGACAAACCGCTGCACCTGGAGGTCACTCTGGAGAAGGACGTGAGTGGGCGGGGACTCAaggctcacctgttcagagttcacctagaccaggggttctcaaagtttggacagctgagggccaatttaggaacccataatttgactgagggccaccaaagaaaaaaaaaatcaggcgGGAAACGcagtcagcatcccagtggtgaaaaagaacattgcaccgtggacctctgggagtgaggtcaagtgaggtccaAATCaggaaactgaggttcatcctctcaaagtaatgtacagttggattaaaactaacaaatctaacaggatttaattgaaagctagagagtcgacttttctcttcatatttattcatttttgtttaagttaatattgatataataaaataaataaataatgaaaatcactttttttatttgaatgacatctgtatgtcattgcgggccgcactttgagaaccaatgacCAAGGCTCTGTGTAGCCACCTAGACTATGCAGAGAGGTCTTAAGTCCCTCCCTTCCTACTTATtgaatgttgtacgtcctggcatttGATGTACGCACTTCGTATGTCATACTTAGTCATGTTTCGTCTTATCCTATCTTTTTTgtgtatggggaatgggttaacctagcgattgctagtgcttggcacttggttctatgaacagcctcactgtaccgacagccatatattgttgcttctccttcttttgacaaatgtacttattgtgagttgctttggatagaagAGTCTGCCTAATGCCCTAAAGGTAAATGGAGCCGGATTGTTCTGGGGCCGAACCGCAGCCTGTAGTCATCACAGACCAAGAGACGTTGGCCCTGACCCTGCTGTCTTAGTGGCCTGCATTGGATTTCAAAGAATTCACTGAACTcctaaatggactgcatttatgtagcacttttatccaaagcgctttacaatattgcctgacattcatccattcattcacacattcgcacaccgacggcagagtcagccccgcagggcaacagccagctcgacgggagcagttagggtgaggtgtcttgctcagggacacctcgttGGTtgagttaccagccaacccgctctacctcctgagctactgccgccccgcCTCCGTCTGCTCCGTGCCTACGACGCGATATTGGTGATGGTTATGTTTGCGGGGGAACACCCTCacgcctgacctctgacccccccccccccctctcctgtagACCTTCTACCACGGCGAAGCCATCAACGTAAACGTGAGCGTGACCAACAACTCCAACAAAAACATCAAGAACATCATTGTCTCTGGTGAGGAACCCAAGAGGAGCTGCCTTTTGTTGAACAGCGTCCCAGGGGTAAAGGTTCTGGGTTGGATCCCCGATGTCCCTAGCCTACCTAGTCCTTAAGTTAAGCTGAGATGTTTGTTATTATTCACAGACGAGCACTTAGAGAGGGGTAAGTCATTTTGCCTGACTAAATAGTCAATAGTCAATATTTCTTTACATAATTtcacctgtctcctcccttttcctctcctctcctcttctcccagtGGACCAGGTTTCCACAGTGGTTTTATACTGCAATGACAGCTATGTCAAATCCGTGGCCGTCAAGGATTCTGGGTAAAAGTCTTAACAATGATCAAGTCCTAATTAATTAACTCATGAAGTTTGTATCGTTGTCATGGACCACATAGTGATATGTTCCTGTCTCAGTAATTTTAAAAGTTGGACTGTAAAGTTGATTGGAAGGAAAGCAGCCCTGTTTTTTAAATGCTTGTCTCCTATTGGCTCAGGGATGCAGTCTCCACTGGAGCAAGTCTCCAAAAGGTCTACACCCTCCTTCCCCTATTGGCCAACAACAAGGAGAGGCGGGGCATAGCGCTGGACGGCAAGCTGAAACATGAGGACACCAACCTGGCATCCTCAAGCCTGTGAGTAGCCAATCACAGACATCAAGGTCGATCTCAGTCAGAGCCAATCACAGTGAAGAACAGAAGGACTTGTTTGGTTTTGCACAAAAGGTTATTCTTTGGGTCATGTGGATGGGGTTATtttgatgtgttgttgtgttaatTGCAATTTGAAGGAATACACCAGCTGAAAATTATGGATGACATATAAATGAATTGTGACACACATGAGGTGAATCACGGGACATAGGTGCTTTCGCGTTCACGCAGGAAACATGGGCATCATGTGAAATTAAAGCATTCATGGTAGTTTAACAGGCAGATAGATCTGCTAAACCATGAAATCCTTGAAAAACCAACTCTGCCACAACCAGATCAAATATAAAAGACAAACAGTTACGTTTGTGTTCAAAGTGAGTAGCTACACATTCTGTGTAATTTAATCAAGCTCCTAGTTTCTCAGAAACACCTGACCGGAGTGAGGATAAGTTATGAATCAAAAACACCTAACCAGAGTGAAGATTAGATATAAATCAAATGAGGTTTGAGGCAGTATTGTGAAACGCATTGAGTAGACACTGGTTagaataaatgcagtccattcctCGTCTTACATAATTACTCGGGCTGTCAAACTATTCATTtgtttaatcgtgattaatcgcatagTATTGGTGAACTTAATTCGCGAATAATCACActtttaaaattatattttaaatccaGTCCACTTGAAttaaatgagattatcaaaAGGAAAGAAGATTGTCATTCATACTAAATTAATTTTTTGAGGAACACCAccgatttgggaattgtaagcATTCAGTTATTTCGTACATTTGAAAACCAACAGTTACTAGGTGTAGTTCAATTAAAATAAGTAGCatcacagatttgggaattgttattttatttgcgTTAAAATAAGATTGCGTTGAGGCGTTATTAACACGCTAATTTGCACGCTAGTTTGATGCTGCGACTGACTCAGGTCGGGCATGTCCGAGCTCTGAAATGATTCCCGAATAAAGCTATATGTAATGTTGTCGTGTTCTGCATCTCAGCATCAAAGAAGGTGTTCTGAAGGAGGTGATGGGGATCCTGGTCACGTACAGAGTCATGGTGAAGCTGATCATCGGCGGGTGAGTGGAGTGGTGTGGAGTAATACATGTggcgtgttccaatatccatacttcccaTACTTACTGTACTCAGTTTGAGTACGTACAGCGTTCCAATTACAATCAGGGCGAAAAgaactgaaaggacccggatggtgctTTCAGAACAGTCAAAACGCTGAGTGTGGATCGGTGGACACTTTTCgcactcaacggcagccatcttggctacgtagcggaagaggcggagctaGGCTAAGCCAGCAGCTCGGCTCGAAAAAAaaatagcctgcattaatggagTAATTTTGTAGCTTTTTAGCTTTTTAAAGCAGCTACGCGGAAAGGGTTCACCCTTCACCATTTTTGGCGGGTGACGAGCCGCGGCAGCAGTCATGAtggtaatttccggttagtgcagcACGGAGTATTCGTtttttggaacaacactgacatctggaAATCTGCGTGTTTAGTgggtgcggatagtgtactacgtttaagtgtacGCATGGAAGTATGGGTATCAGAACACAGCAATTGAGGGGATCACAAATCCACTCCCTCTTCTATTGGCGTTCAAACACTGGGGTGAAATGCATCGCTTTTCCCCATAGAGACGTTTAAAGAAAAGTACATCATAGGGCTACGTTTTACTGCAAAACGGAAGTCAGCATTTCTTTTTATTCTGATCTTTACCGAAACCACAGGATATTGAACGTTTTTTTATGGAAGCTCGTAGCTCGTTACTTTAACCATCTGAAATCGGTAGCCGATGTCATAGCTCACTTCAGAATTAGACTGcagtattttcttttaaaacaCAGTCAATGGGAAACACAATGTGTTACTCGCTCAGCTTTGGAACAATACCGCTGGGTGGCGATGGTTTTACCCTTCCTCCTAATGCGGCTGAGCGGAAATATATCCATGCATCCCGTTTCAAATGGTTGCCTTTGCTTCACTTCaatctttgttttgttgtttcagGCTGATGGGCTCCAGGTAAGGTCACTTCTTTGCTTATGTAACACCCAGATAGTAACCCAGATAGTTAGATAGACCATAGTTACCTGTACTGCCTGCCTGTGTGATGTCATCACCTGTACTCACTTGTGTGATGTCATCATCTAGTCTTGTCATTTCCTGTTCTCACCTGTGCACTGTCATTACCTGTACACACCAGTGTGATGTCTTCACCAGTACTCACCTGGTGATGATATCATCTGTACTCACCTGTGCGATGTCATCACCTGGACTCACCTGTGTGATGTCATCACCTGGACTCACCTGTGTGATGTCTTCACCAGTACTCACCTGTGTGATGTCTTCACCAGTACTCACCTGGTGATGACATCATCTATACTCACCTATGCGATGTCATCACCTGGACTGACCTATGTGATGTCATCAGCTGATGTTATCATTACCTGTACTCACCTGTGTGATGTCCACACTCACCTGTCTGATTTACATTGGTTGTGTTCCAGTGAGCATGGCCTTGAGGTTCCCTTCAAACTGATGCATCCTAAACCAGATgcaggtaatgtgtgtgtgtgtgtgtgtgtgtgtgtgtgcgtgtgcgtgtgtgtgtgtgtgtgtgtgtgtgcgtgtgcgtgcgtgcgtgcgtgtgcgtgcatgtgtgcgtgcatgtaatCTACACAATCTTCTACTTTAGTTTACATATTCAATGTTATCTCTTTGTGTTTTCTCTTGCGCCCCCCACAGCGAGGGAAAGGTAAGACAACACCGCTGCCTTTTTATTACCGatatatatgtgtttttgtgtgtgtgtatgaatgtgtgtgtgtgtgtgtgtgtatgtatgtgtttttgtgtgtgcttgtgtatgtgtgtaggtctatttgtatgtgtgcacgcacTCTTCTTCATTCTTATCTGTGCGTGTTTTATGCACATGTGcataactggtgtgtgtgtgtgtgcatgtgtgtgtgtgtgtgcatgtgtgtgtgtgtatgtgtgtgtgtgtgtgcgcgtgtttgggtgtgtgtgcgcgtgtttgggtgtgtgtgcgcgtgcttgtgtgtgggtgtgtgtgcgtgtgtgcttgtgtgtgtgtgtgtgtgtgtgtgtgtgtgtgcgtgtgtgtgtgtgtgtgcttgtgtgtgtgtgcgtgtgtgtgtgtgtgtgtgcgtgtgtgtgtgtgtatgtgtgtgtgtgtgtgcgcgtgtttgggtgtgtgtgcgcgtgcttgtgtgtgggtgtgtgtgcgtgtgtgtgcgtgtgtgtgtgtgtgtgtgtgtgtgtgtgtgtgtgtgtgtgtgtgtgtgtgtgtgtgtgtgtgtgtgtgtgtgtgtgtgtgcgtgtgtgtgtgtgtgtgtgtgtgtgtgtgtgtgtgtgtgtgtgtgtgcagtgagccggaggaggagctggtgtttGAGGAGTTCAAACGCTCCAACATGAAGGGGATGAAGGCCGACAACGACGAAGACGACGGCAACGTGTCCGGGGGGGACGACATGGCCCCAAAGGAGAAATAAGCCCCTCCCAAGACAAtataagcccctccccctggggGAGGACCTTCATTCCAAATTAGTGTTCGTTAAAATGACAGTTCCACCGACCGCTTGTAGTCCATGGTTGCTTGGTCATTTGTAGCACTTGCTAATAATAATGTTAACGGGTCGGTCTGTCACTGTAAACGTGCAAAACGTAGGTCTGACTGACTGTTACCGTCAATAAATGGTAACTCACTGCTGTCAGACAATCGTACCTGTTTGTCTTTattgttgatttgatttttaTTTCCACAGACAATTTGATAAATTCTTTGTTTGTCAAACAAGGATTATTAACCCTGCGTTGAGGATTTTTATTTTCCCCGATCGAATCAAAGCCTGAATCCTCCCAGTCTTCCTCCCATGTCTTCTTTTGTGCTGGTAACCCAGTTTACTTATGCGCCCTCATATTAAGAAAGTAAAATGCCCTCTAAAAGCCATTTATTTTTGTCGTTTGTCGTCGTATATATTCCATTGAcaaattttacatttaaattctCCCACATATCTTTGACGGTCTATGGTTCTTGTTAATGTTCTGTGCATCCCATTGGCTGAGGGTCTAATTAAACTTGAAGGCTGCAATAAGCAATGTTTGCTCTCCCTAACTGGCACATCAAGAGCAAACCTTTGCTCTATTAGGTTTCggatgttgatatttgtcagtgtccaaaaataaaaatgtatgcaGTGTTCGTGACatcagcctttttttttagGAATGCCAACTGAGTGCTTCCATTGTTTGAGATCGCTGGGACCGCTAACCTCTGCCATCGATTTTAAACTCATCTTCATTCACAAGAGTgcatgctagtctctaccgtTAACCCCCTAAAGGCCGTTAGATGAACGACATGCTAGTCTCCACCCTGAACCCCCTAAAGGCCGTTAGATGAACGACATGCTAGTCTCCACCCTGAACCCCCTaaaggccgttagaggaactaaATGCTAGTCTCCACGTGAACCCCCTaaaggccgttagaggaacgacatgctagtctctacctATATGTAGTACTATCATGGATGTTGTTATGAAAATGACTTCAATGATTTTGCAAAAATTGTAGTGAACAATATGAAAAACATCAGCCTCCATTTGAAGTTTcagtttgaatttatttttgaaACAGATTGAAGTTATTGAAGAAGTAAAGCGTGAAGCATGTCTAGCAACGTGTCTCAAACAGCGTCCCCCTGTGGCGGGCCCTCATAAATATTGTCATCGTGAACACAACAAGAAAGCACATTCACAATAACTATATCTGTAatacaagccccccccccacctgggtCAGGTCCCAGCACAGCGCCTGGCAGACATCCGTAAGCATCCCACTGGCAGCACCCTTTTCCTTCATCTCAGGTGCAGACTTGTTCACCGGCATTGCTGACGTCCCCTCTTCAGTGCTTCAGTGGAGCCTCTGTGGTAAACTGTGTGCACGGCGTAGAATAACCAGCCTACACTAcaagcctcctcctcttcgcatCCCTTCGTAGCACGTCACCACGACACCAGACTCGGGCTAAGACGCTTCAAAATGCAGGAGGCGACTCGGTAGAGGCCTATGCTCAGGCGTACATTTCGGGGGGGAAAGCACTGCATGTGGGAAACGTGCAAATGAAACATCCCACACTTAATGATTTCAAATAGAATTTTACTCTGGAAAAACTCAGGAGCGATTTCAGATCTGTAGAATTGTGCTCCAGCTCTCCTGGAAAGGAAAGTTATTTATTGGTATCTAAATGTTTAACAGCGTGGCTAACGTCGATGCGGAGTCTGTACTAGGCGGGTTCTCCTACTTGTCAAGCCTCTCTGTTCCACACCTGATTTGAAACTCTAAAAAGATGCGTCTGCTATGATTTAACCTAAAGCTTATCTCAAGAAGTTCCAAGAGAGACTTAATGTTCAGATCCAGCGAGATCAAAACACGAGACCTAGATTTTCTAGAAACAATCAGGCCTTTGATTGTAAGATCACTGCTACACATCTCAAAGATCTAACACACTTAACATATTCATAAGCCTTCCTTGTTgttgttcgtgtgtgcgtgtgtgtgggtgtgggtgtatgtgtgtgtgcgcgtgtgtctgtgtgtgtaaccccATTCAAAATCGTGGGTGcacattttctgttttgtgcaCATAGCCTAGAGCTTGGCCGAcccctggctggctggctggctggctgactggctggctgactggttctatggggtggtgggggagggctCTGTAGCTAGTGATCCCCAGCTGTACACGGCCGTGGCAGTCTCCTCATTGCCGACTGAGCCGCCGTCCCGTCCCATCATGGGGGGCGGCATGCAGTTGTCGGGGTTCAGCAGGAAGCCCGCGAATGTGCTGCTGTTCTCGTTGTCGGCGATCATCCCGTTGCTGGCCATGTCCTTCACCAGCAGCCACACCTCGTCGGCCCGGCTCATGTGGAGCACCACCTGCTGGCTCGCCACGCCCGGGTTGTTGGTCACCCTCGTCCTGACGATCGGCCTGAAGTTGTGGTACAGGCCGACCATCAGCGGCTTGCCTCTGACGGCCAGGTTGTAGCTGAAGACGTAGGTGCCGTTGACGGGCGCACGGTAGATGCCCATGATGGGGTTGAAGTTGCCCTGGTTGTGGTGCACCCTGGGGAAGGAGACCGGCCGCAGGTGGGGCGGGTACGACGTGAGCAGAGCGGCGGAGAACGCCGACTGGATGGCCGGGGAGCAGGGTCCCGGGGCCCCGGTGTAACCCATGGGGCCCTCGCTGCCCTGTGGTCCGGTCTCGCCCTCGGGCCCGGGAGCGCCGTTGACGCCACCCTCTCCTTTCGTCCCATTGGGCCCCtgcggccccggggggccctgTTCTCCGTCAGAGCAGTCGCAcaggccctcctccccctttatGCCCTTCATCCCGTCGGACCCATCGGCTCCATTCATACCCAGGTCTCCCTTCAGTCCTCCGGGGCCCATTGGCCCCCTGGGGCCCATCAGCCCTGGGAGGCCCCTGCCGCCAGCACTCCCAGGGAGTCCAGGGTGGCCAGGTGGGCCCTCAACGCTGTCACATGATGCAGGGCAGGTGCCGTCCTCTCCGGGAGGCCCCATTACACCCTGGGGCCCAACAAACCCGACGTCCCCTTTGTCTCCtaggaacacagacacacacacacacacacacacacacacacacacaacacacaacacacaacacacacacacacacaccgactagAACGCGTGCCTGCAACTACCATGTGACCACCATGTTTGAACCATGTGACCACCATGTCACTGTCATGTGACCACCATGTGACTGGTTTGATCTCAGGCTACGTTCAGGTTGAAGACGTGTCTCTGTATTTAGGGTTTCAGTCAGGCCTTTGGGCTGCAATCAGAAGGATAAGTCACGCGACGTGGCCTGTATGGCCTGTTACGGTACACACTCATGACGGGATGCGCACAAACCTTTGAAACCTCTGCCCCCCTTTGATCCGTACATTCCCGCTGGTCCCACATCGCCTTTCTCTCCATCATCTCCCTTctgacctgaacacacacacacacacacacacacacacacacacacacacacacacacacacacacacggacacacacacacacggacacacacacacacacacacacacacacacacacacacacacacacacacacacacagacacacacacacacacacacacacacacacacatacacacacggacacaaacacacacggacacacacacacacagacacacacacacacacacacacacggacacaaacacacacggacacaaacacacacggacacaaacacacacacacacggacacacacacacacagacacacacacacacacacacacacacacacacacacacacacacggacacaaacacacacggacacacacacacacggacacacacacacacggacggacacacacacacacacacatacacaagcacacacagacacacacacaagcacacacacacacacacacacacacatgcacacacacacacacacacacacacacacacacacacacacacggacacaaacacacacggacacacacacacggacacacacacacacacggacacacacacacacggacacacacacacacatacacaagcacacacagacacacacacaagcacacgcacacacacacacacatgcacacacatacatacacacacatacacacgcacaaaagtTCCCGGTACGTACGGCAGAATCAGTACACTCAGTACAGTACATGGCGGTATTAGGAATTTCCCTGTTTGTAAAATACACCttaaaacaagacattttaaatgagatCAAACTGGATCCGACCGGCCAACAGATCCTCCTACCTACCCTTCAGGCCTGGCTGGCCCGTGTACCCCGGACGACCTCTGAACCCCGTCAAGCCTCTCCTCCCCGGGCTCCCGGGACTCCCTAGTGGGGGTTCATCAGAAGACAACAACCTTATCATACGACCGCACAGGGACTGGAACCCCTCACCGGGCTGTGTTGGTGCCTTGCTCTGCCCTCTGGTCTACGAAGGGACTGGAACCCTTAACTCTGTTGTGTTGGTGCCTTGCTCTGCCCTCTGGTCTACGAAGGGACTGGAACCCATAACTCTGTTGTGTGGGTGCCTTGCTCTGCCCTCTGGTCTACAACGGGACTGGAACCTAGGGCTGCACAATATATCGAATTTTTATCGCGATGACGATATTGGCGTCCCACTATGACACGTAGTGTTCTCACGCTATTTtcgtgagagggggggggggggggggggggggggggggcgtggcctggcggCAATTTGCCGCTGAGCACAGTGTGTGGCTCCTACCACTAGGGGGTGGTGGAAATtcgaaagatttttttttcaatgaataatcgtggtaaataattgtgatatcaatattgatcaaaataatcgtgataatcaTTTCGGCAATAATCGTGCAGCCCCTCACCGTGCTGTGTTGGTGCCTTGCTCTGCCTGCCAAACtgcccttcccccctctcaaaGTCTGTGTTTTGTTATGTGACTGGACCAACGGGTCAGGGGAGCAGAACCTGGGACACCGAGGGATGTGGGGAGGTTCTACTGAAGGGGTCCTACGTGCCTGGGAGACCTCTGAAGCCCTGGTCCCCTTTGGGCCCCTGGCCTCCTTTGCAGAAGCGGCAGTAGCACATCCAGGGGACCTCGGCCCCCGGCAGGGTGGAGTCGCAGATGTCCCCGGCGGGCCCATACTCCatgccctccaccccccccgacCGGAGCCGGTTGTTGCCCGTGTTGTTGCCCATGGCCAACTCGTAGTCGTCTTGGAAGTAGGGGAGGTCGTCCGAGGATGTGGTCGTGGGATCACTGCCGTAGGTGGAGAAGGTGTTGGGGTCACTGCCGTAGGTATGCTGCTGCGCGTGGACGGGTTCGGGCGGTGTGACCGGGGTGGTGGCGTTCTGTATGTCGGTTTCGTTCTGTGCAATGGTAGTGGTCTTTACAGTGGTGGCGGTGTGCACATGGTTGGCTGTGCAGACGCAGGAGAGCAGGAGACCCAGCAGCAGCCTGcagaacgtctggaggaggacaGAAGCGTCAGCACCCAAACCCAACGACTCACCTCAGATTCACGGGGACCCCATCGCGCCACTGGGGTTCCCCGGTCAGGTCCTGCTCGTCGGTTAGATGACATTATCACAAGACTGGTCTCGTGTTGACACATGAACGACGGGGCAGTTTGCGATGTCCCTATTGGATTTCTGAACAGGGTGTGCAGGGATTACCGGAAACTCTGGTAGTGAGCTATCAATATTGAAGAACGGTGACTGCCAATGCCGACAACGTGAATAAGGAAATATCACTTACAATCAACTTGTGCGTCAACAGTACAAAGAGCCATTCAACGGATTTGAAATATGTTTGTAGTTTTTTTCTAATCTCTTATTCCTTCATATAGGCTTGCTAAAGTAGATGCAATTTATATCGGAATAAAATATGGCAAATGTTTTGGgaaaagtcccccccccccccccaaaaaaaaagaaaaagctatcCATCCCATTGGAGTGCGGCTCTGAAACAATTGGAGGCGTCCATCCTACTCACCATG is a window from the Gadus chalcogrammus isolate NIFS_2021 chromosome 8, NIFS_Gcha_1.0, whole genome shotgun sequence genome containing:
- the saga gene encoding S-arrestin a, whose protein sequence is MSTRSVIFKKITTDKSVSVYMGKRDFVDNVNSVEPVDGVLLIDPGALDGRKAFVTLSCTFRYGRDDMDVMGIVFRREIYVSTRQVYPPLLDREQAVHSKIQGKLLRKLGDNAYPFFFEFPDNLPCSVGLQPGPNDSGKQCAVEFEIQAFSAESQDAKIRKRSTVKLMLRKVQYAPETDEPVEPVTRSRDFVTADKPLHLEVTLEKDTFYHGEAINVNVSVTNNSNKNIKNIIVSVDQVSTVVLYCNDSYVKSVAVKDSGDAVSTGASLQKVYTLLPLLANNKERRGIALDGKLKHEDTNLASSSLIKEGVLKEVMGILVTYRVMVKLIIGGLMGSSEHGLEVPFKLMHPKPDAARESEPEEELVFEEFKRSNMKGMKADNDEDDGNVSGGDDMAPKEK
- the LOC130387764 gene encoding collagen alpha-1(X) chain-like yields the protein MTFCRLLLGLLLSCVCTANHVHTATTVKTTTIAQNETDIQNATTPVTPPEPVHAQQHTYGSDPNTFSTYGSDPTTTSSDDLPYFQDDYELAMGNNTGNNRLRSGGVEGMEYGPAGDICDSTLPGAEVPWMCYCRFCKGGQGPKGDQGFRGLPGSPGSPGRRGLTGFRGRPGYTGQPGLKGQKGDDGEKGDVGPAGMYGSKGGRGFKGDKGDVGFVGPQGVMGPPGEDGTCPASCDSVEGPPGHPGLPGSAGGRGLPGLMGPRGPMGPGGLKGDLGMNGADGSDGMKGIKGEEGLCDCSDGEQGPPGPQGPNGTKGEGGVNGAPGPEGETGPQGSEGPMGYTGAPGPCSPAIQSAFSAALLTSYPPHLRPVSFPRVHHNQGNFNPIMGIYRAPVNGTYVFSYNLAVRGKPLMVGLYHNFRPIVRTRVTNNPGVASQQVVLHMSRADEVWLLVKDMASNGMIADNENSSTFAGFLLNPDNCMPPPMMGRDGGSVGNEETATAVYSWGSLATEPSPTTP